The following nucleotide sequence is from Branchiostoma lanceolatum isolate klBraLanc5 chromosome 18, klBraLanc5.hap2, whole genome shotgun sequence.
atgaaatacatttcctttgccaatgccctctatatgaggccgaaagaaacgatttatataaagcagcttccgttaattctcctagctttcaccatttgaatagcttacaaaaatccatatcactactaaaatcaacaaacccacttacgatgaaaaacgtgggtctctttattttccactgccttcaaaaaagaagtcaaacccaaccatagtcaaccttagttaacttagaactttgacagtagcctagatacctatttttgattcccatgtattcccatgtacttgtttgtctgcaattagcctgcgggcatgaacttgcaataaagttattaataTTAATAGTTTGATTTCCTGTAACCAATCCTAGGTTTACCTGCTTGGAGCCCGACTCCGGGACATTCTGAACGTCGTGGTGCGTGACCAGCTGCACGGACAGCACCGGTTCGAGATGGACGTGGCATGTTCCCGCAGGAGGCTGTGGGGAGTCGTGGGGAACTTCCACAACGTCTCCTGGGTCATGGGTACCACCCGTGAGACCTTACCAATGACAGCATATCTCACACGTGTAGTTTGTGCTTGTTAAATGATTAAAGCGTTTTGCCTTCAGCAAAGCAAAACGTAGGGACAGACTGGTAAATGTAACTTATTTTAGCATAATTATGCATAATCCAGAATAATCCTCAGGAGGTTGTTGGTGTAACTGACGGCGTGGTCTTGTGGCTAGCtataggagggtctgcatggggggggggggggtcctggcaacgcttaacggtaaattcaggccagccgataacgcttaacggtaaattcaggccggccgataacgcttaacggtaaattcagcatttttagaacatgagatacccctgaagacgacggttttttgccactagtcgtcctgatcttgtggcaagagacctattacgctatgccattctagcacgcctgctccgaaccctttaaattcggcggcgataggaaatttcgtattggtgggacgaaatgttcatgatcacgatgaagaacgccgaaggcgcgacgaaaattttgaaatcttgaccctctgaaacgctatttcctgcattctgagggggggatTGCTggggggcgccctaccgacatattttcgtcggagccgtgtgctccctggagattttcgccggagccgtgtgctccctggagaaaattgtgaaatcttgacccactgaaatgctttttcctgcgtaacgaggaatcactcaataacgcttaacgttgaattcaggatgacaaataacgcttaacgaggaattaaaacgaccagtaacgcttcacgattgatataccgataacgcttaacggtaaattcagtgcggccggtaacgattaacggtgagtTAAAATCGTTCGTAACGCttaacgaaaaagggcatgcagaccctcctataGCTATAGGACTCCTAGTACACCATGGCAAAGGTCCAACGTTAAGTCTCGGAACATGTTAGCTCCGCCATGGTGATAAAATTACGTATACATCATAGTTGGATGTGCTGCAACTAGGATCGCTCCTTACCATGGGAGCACATTGCTCCATTGCTTAATTCGCCGTCGCTAAATCATGACAGTTTACAGATATCAATATGTGCCAGTGCAGAAATAAACGCAACTGTCTTGTCTCATAGGTCGTATATGTTTATATCTTACACATATCTAATTGTCTAATAGTCTAATATATATCTAATAGTCTGTACCCACACAATTGCACTTGTCTGAGCAGAATATCTGTGTATGGAAACTACTTTCTCGTTCTTACTAATCTATATTATTGCCCTTCGTCAGATGCTGAAGTTACTGGGCTCCGCCGGCTGATGTACTTCGGTAACGGCCGGACTCTGGAGGTCCGTCTGGCTTGGGTTGACGACAACGACTACCTGTTCGTGTACGAGGGAGACAACAGTCCAGACGTCCTGCACTGCAAGTACTACAGAGGAAGGGTAAGGATTTATTGCATGTGGCTGAAAAAAAAGCTGTGATGTAAGACGTAACAGTCATTAGATTGAATGTACTATTATCTTCTCTTATTTTTCGAAGGAGTTAACTCGTTAACCATATCTCACACCCATGTCTTTGTGCCTCTGTAGCTGCAGCTCTTTGCTGTAAACCCCCACAAGGTGAAGGTAGTCTACGACTGCACCTTCCTACCGGTGGATGACGAACCCCTTGAAGAGTTCAAGCAGTGGTTCATTCCAGCGATTAAGACACGGTTTGAATGGATTCAGGTAGGCACAAAAATTTCTtgataattttgttttattttttataaCGTTAGTTCCCACTCACAAAGCTAGCGCGcagaactaaaaaaaacaacaccgtAATCATAGGAACACGAGGGACAAGATTAAAACAGTTATTCCTGTAGCTGGCAGCTTTACATCATTCAGTAAACGATGAACAAATATAGGTTTTAAGGATCTTGCATAAACATGATGCAGTGAACATATATTTTACCATCCGTAAGAGTCATAGAATTGCACAaaatataagtacaaaacattcaatACAATCATGCATTTGAAGAAGAATATCTAAAGATTGCAAATGTACGTCACAGATCAACCGTTACAAAACTAAGAACAAGTTGCCACAAATTGCGAATCGAATCAGGAAGACATAACCGCACTCCTCCAGAGCAAAGAATCTGCTAATTTTGTAGtctaggtaaagtagaagacgaagtacattttattgtagactgtcctttgtatAATAGCGATAGAAGAATTCTTTTCAgttatgtgttaagtaaattcctctacttcagatacctgaatagtagagagaaatttatatttcttacagccttcgataaaccaactctaactaatgatacagcctcctacatttatacaattaccaagaagcgagaggaagtcgaaagtactagagtatgctagatgtttatatactcatgaatatgtatatagttgttaacatgtggcttgtgcttagcccagtggggaaaacatgtacaataaaggtcttcattcattcattcattcattcatttatagaAATTTCTGAATGTAGAGATCATAATTTGCTGTGGAATCTACTACAGAAGGTCTAAGAAGGACGTGTTACAACACCAGTAACTTTCCTTTACTGATCAGGTTACGTTTTCTCCCCACAAGCTATTTAAAACATCGGTCCAGGCCTGTTGCCTCCATATGGATAGTTTGTCTTGCTTGCTTGTTtcaagtagcctctaccaggctccacgcgatcgctgggaaaatagtagaaatcggcccaatagagtgaatagtatgccaggggtagtacGCTATACAGTGGATCGCCTAtagcttccctgtatagcggactacccctggcatactattcactctattgggccgatttctactattttcccagcgatcgcgcggagcctggtagagactatgtttCAAGGATTTAGCCCAACTCGCGGTGTCAACATGAAATGTCTGTctggttgtttttgtttgtttgtttgcttgtttgtttgtttgtttggtaagTCAGTTGCAGTGGGTGGATAACCTAGTGTCGCTTGCACTTTGGTAAGATCTGTGCCTGCAGTCCTCTGATCAGTCTAACGCTGTCGGAGTAACGCACTAGTACTTGTCCAACATCGATGGTAATTCCGAGCCTAGTGAGGGATTCAACTGGTCATCATCACTTCATGCCTGACGTACTATATTTATGCACCGCCAACAACAAGTCACCCGCCTAGGTATACTGCTTCTAGCAAGTCTAACTCCGCAtttagaatttgaaaaaaaggcgCTTGAGATTTGCTTTTCCAAGAACGTCAAGAAGCCAGACCAAGCCCCGGTTCCTCTACCTTCCTTGGGACAATGCCAGAAATTGTTCCTATTGTTAATGACAAATCATGTTTTCTCCGCCGGTGACAAAAAGGAGACGTTTCGGGAGTCGAAGTCGGCAACTAAAAAGGTGGCGGCCATAGTTTATAACGCGACTGCTGCAAAGCAGGCCACACCTGTCAAGCCAGATGAACCGCTCGGACCGCCAGGGGAGGTCAGGTCTGTCTACCCGGATGGGTATCTGAGAACAAGGAGGTGTGCATATGAGCGTCCGAAGCGTCCCAAACGCGGGGTCCCATCATCGGAGTCCACTGCTCCGAAAGCAAAGAAAGGCAAACATGCGCGGTCCGGGGGTTACAAGAGGGGGTACCAGACACTGGCACGCCGGGTAAGTTGGCTCTTAGTAATTCATGTACAACTATCAATACATGTCTTGCACGTCGTGCATGTGTTCCCGCACAGTTTAGGCCGAATACAAACTTGGAGGAAAATTGCTGGTAACGATTGCAGTTCCATCGAGACGTCCCCTCGCATGTCGGTTACCTAGGCCAAAAGCAAGCGGGCCAAGAACCAATAGTCCTGACCGCGCCTGGGGCAACTACTGTTACATCGTGTTCATCTGGATTCCCAGCTAATCCGTTAAAATGCTCGAGCCCCCCCCCCTAAGTCAGTATGCAAGATTCGGGATCAAATGCGATGCCAGACCAATTCCGTGAAGCCAGTGGTCCAGTTGTCTTGTTGCCAAGGTCTACAGTAGATATCCGGTGAacagagcaaggacattatgacGCACACAGCACATAATGACATGCGACGAACATTATGATCATTTAGATTGCTAGATCCGTAGTATACGTAGCGGTGTGCAGTCTTCTGTGTCCTTCTTTCACCTAATCCGCCCATATAGCATACGTATGAATGGTACCTACCCCGCCCATCGGAGGGTTCAAGCTGGTTTTGATGTTGTCTCGTCTGTGACACCAGATTCTCTAGAACAGTCCAAAGTCCTACAAGAGCATTAGTCTCTTCAAAGTCTCTGTCAGTCTCAGGAACATTTAAGATACTGACTACAAGAACCAAACATAGGGTTATCAAAAACGACAGGAACAAGACAATGTCACTTAATCACTTAATAAGCGTTTTCGttatgatattaaaaaaaacagtgatGTAGAATcagcattttcatttcatttaacaggccatatatatatatatacatatatatatattttttttctcacctgataatAAAGGGGAAGTTTGGAGAGTCGAGGCTTGCTGCAGATAAGATTGCTGCCGACTCTAACGAACCAGCAACTCTGGAGACCACATCTGACGACTTGTCTGATGAACATGAAGGCGCTCCAGTGGAGTCTAAACTCTGCGAGGGGGATGAACAGCTCACAACTAAAGGAAACAGAGGTCTCACGAGCGGGCTCCGGTCAATGGCAAATGTGAGTTTCGATTTTTTCTATcgttatagaagaactttattgcacgacaattgtacatggtacaaattaTGGCAAGAATtagtaaacataatacaaagtagaagtatagaataaaacttaacatcctaattactaatacaatacaataagggctagcatacgtttttgatatagtgttataatcgagttggtttaatcattagtttcgctattttttctaatgtgaaagcagtcgtttagatatttacctactttcgcattgtggggattgttgcattaaaatatgtactcaaaacggtcggtagcatcgagactcttaaaacgtgtacttgttttgagaaatgtgaataacttattacgtaaaacatcatatctagagcattccatgacaaagtgaaattcagacaagatgggcaaaacctttggtcaggggctacaTTATAATATCTACCCGTTCCTATTTTCAACTTATGACTACTGATTCTTAACTGAGTTATCGCTTCACGAATTTATGTGTTTGCTGTTGAAGATCCACAGTATGACATGGTACGGGATCCAAAAGATGTTGACGCTTGCACACACTGACTCTAGCCTGCAAACCAGTAGAGGATAGCTTCGTGAGAATCAAAAATCTTAACATACTACCATTTTCAAAACCAgttccatgtacatgttgtcaAGAACTCCTTTGTAATGCAATATCATAAAAAATTACATTGTTATCAAGCTTCTGCCATGACAATCACTGTACCGATTTTAAACGTAACTTAGAGATGGTTTACGTGTTCCCAACATGcaatcaacaaaaacaacaagaaacgaTGCTAACCATCAGTGTTCTtttacattacttgttcttgcAATAATATTTGATTACAAGGGAGCCATGGGCTGGGCGCGGGCCAACGTACAAGGGCTTGTTGCCGCTCCAATGGGACCACCCAAGTTTACCAAGGGTGAGCACACAACTACTGCCAGTGGTAACGTCATGGGACCTGTAGAAGACGTTTGGGGCGTCTTCAGGCCATTTGGACGGGTATGTTACCATGATGTTGTTGTATTGGTTTATAGGTTTAACATGTAAACGCGGTCTGCAGCATTGGGCCAGAGCCAAACAAgacaattctccaagtatcctattacaccatttctGTCTCACATCCTGCCAGGATACCACTATGCAATATTCAGGTGATCAACACAGCAACTAAACTCAATCGATTGCGAAAATGTGCagttacacacacaaacatactcTGCCATTAAGGCCACTGAGCAGGATGTGCACATCTTCTATGCCACCATTTCATCCTCACCATTATCTAATGGTCTCGTGGCCAGCTTtacttaaaaacatttcttgtTTCGTTTCTACAGGACTGCATGGAGTACTGGAAGATATATGACACCATGGAGATCGAGGCTCCCGGAAATGACGTACAAGGCTGTATCCGGGCATTTGTGACATCCAAAACAAAGTCGACGATCAGGGAGAAGCTGGAATGGCGAGACGACGAGAAGCACGTTGAGGTAGGTTCAACATTTGGCAGATGATGAACAGAGTGTACGCAGCagattgtaacattttcccCGCTATATATTCTTCACATATTTCGATTTCATCCTTTCAGATCTACAGTCTCTTGTCAATGGATCCGTCTCCACCGGTGGAAATGACCAACGTCTATACAACAGTGACTATGACTGCGAGTAAGCTATAGAAAACACTCGAATTTATTACCTCTGACCTATCATTACAACTTAAGACGCGCGTTAATGTAACGTGCGTGTGTCTTCCTCCGTAGTGGTCTGATGGCCGCTCCTACCTGTAAGTTACACGGATATTATCTAAGAAACTCTAGATCTGGTATACAGACTAGTAGTTCATAACAATGGCCGAGTTGGTGTTGCCCATTCATCTATTCCTAGCTGAACTATTTCCCTTCCATTTTCCTCGACCTGAGTAGATTATACCACATTCCCAATCTACAATGCAGCTGGCTAGAACTAATGACAATTGACGGTGACAATTAAATCTAACATATGTTAActtcatttattgattttgtaaatggtTTATACTGTAATTTCATTTATTGTGTGATTGGTATTCCAAAATGTCAGTTGGGGAGAAGGAGACCGAAGTCAAGTTCGAGTGCACCTTTGACGCCGGTTTGCCACTTGCCGTACCGAGTATCAAAGACAACCAGAAGGGAGCCTACATGGCGTGCATCCACGGACTCCAGCAGCTCTTCCACTCCGAGGTCGGGACGCTAGAGGTCGTTGTTAGGAGTGCTTCGGATTTGGCTGTCTCTGGTGATAAGTGTGAGTATCGTGGAATACTTAATTATGGTGAAAAAGGCAAGGAAACGTGAAGCCCGTATTAACCATTTTTCAGGTAGTAAACATTGAAGCAAATGTCAAAGGTGTTTACCACGTACGGTTTGCTCAAGCTGGTGGACCGAAGGGATTGCTCTCATTGTTAGGAATGAAGCCGATACATATGGATGTCTACCAATGCGTCTCTATCCGTTTAACAGATAAAGTTGATCCCTACGTCATGCTCGTTGCGAACGACGGAAAGCCTGCTATCACCAAGGTGTGCCGCGGCACACAACACCCCATCTGGGATGAAAAGTTTGCCCTGTCCCTGACGTCACGTACCAGGAATGTCGTGTTGACTGTAATGTAAGCACTGCTTCATAACTATTCTCCATGTAGAGTTCTGAATGATAACTTTATAACAAGTATAAACTTGTACAACGCCAAATAAATTCAGCGCTAAAATTGACAGTTTTCTTTCTTAGCTAGAAGGTCCCCTTGCTAATAGACGGGCGATCTTGCTGCGATCTCGCTGTGAACTACAAATTACTTTTGTAAACGTTAAACCTTgtcttcataattggaatatcatgcaatgcGAAAAAAAATTCGTTTTTCTTCTGTTCAAATTCGGTGAGCGATCTATCAAATGTTAGGTCCCATTGCAGTCGCTCCGAGGTCGCAGCCTTTGTGCTCCACAAGATGAAGTCAAAGTCTGTGGTTGATTTAAAGTCCGAAACATGTGCTTCcgaatgaaagtttttttttctgcttaGGGATTTCAGCCAGTCCAAAGACATCGGCACATCTATCGTGGACATTGCGGAGTTGACGTCTGGTAAAGAGGAGAGCAGGTCTCTAGATTTGCAAGGCGGTGGCACACTGCATGTTCGCCTTTACCTCAAGGTGCACCAGAAACCAAAGCAACTTGAAGATGGGGAAAAAGTTATCCCTGGGATTATGCTGCCGTTCATCGCCCCGGTCTTCCAAAGTGAGCTGGACACAATCAGGAACGAGTTCACCCATCTGATCATGTCGTTCCTTGGACCGGGTAAGCTGATGTAATCTGTATTTCTCTATCGGCCTGGTCACTCTTCAGCCTCAAGCCCGGGAGGGTGGCATGTTACAATAACTTCTCACGCCGAAGCCATTCATGTCTGACTTAATCTGTAGCTGAATCAATAAATCTAGAGGCTTCAGAAATAGAATCACATCGATCCATAACAAACAAGGAGGATTTGAAATCACTCATCGCATGCAACGCTGTTACTGAAAACCCATGAGTAGTTTGTTCACGTTACTGTTTTCTATCCAATCAGGCCAAAAGTATGGCCTCACCAACACAGCCCGCCTGAGGTCTCACCCCGAGGTTCCGCTGGAGGAGATGCCGGCAGCCTGCGTTCCCCTGCCGACAGAGGAGATGTTCTCTCCAGTGAAAATCGGCAGGCTCATGCAGCGCCTCGCAGAGTTCATTGCCTCACAGGTAACTATGAAATTACAAACGTGGACACTAGGTAATTAtagaatcacacacacacacacacacgcacacgcacacgcgcacgcgcacacgcgcacgcgcacgcacacacacacacacacacacacacacacatacatacacacacatacatacacacatacatacatacatacatacatacatggatGTCCCGTTTGCAGGAAGGCAAAGAATAGTGACAACAAACTGCTCAAACTATCTCAGTTTGATGAGCACTGAACTCAGAATGATGATCCcagaatttttgttttctatctGCCTCTTGCCGCAACATGGTTTATGAACTAGATATGACCGTTTCCATCTACCATGTACAGGCTCAGATCATGATGCGCTATGCCCAAGCTAAGCGCCAAGGCATGTGGGATCCATGGAAGGCCAACTTTAGCGGCTACCTTCCTGCTAACGAGAAGCTGATTGAGACTTGGCAAAATGATGAAGAATTCTGCCGCCAGTTTCTCCAAGGTAGGTTGGCACTCGGCAATTCTCTAATGTATCGACCAAGAGGCACATTTCATGGGACAAAGCTATCTATGACTACATTTCTGATTACATGCTGTTTTAACTTTAAATATCTTTGCCTTAATAAACTACTACTAATCGTGCTTGAAACGACTTGCTAGTGACCTAAGTTGTAAGGTGTCTATGAAGATGTTAGGAGTACATATAATATCTACATCCGACCTCATACAGAAAGGCTTTATCTATTTGATCTTAACTTGAAATGATAAGAGAAGCGCGTGTTTTACATGCaagttgtaatattgatgaaATGTAATGATTCTATCTTTGCCTTTAACATGCAGGAATCAACCCGATGTTGCTGACAGTGTGTAAAGAGCAAAGTCAGATTCCAGCCAGCATGCTGGGGCTGAGGGCACAAGGCAAGACCGCGCTGCAGCTCATGGCCGACAACAGGCTCTTCATCGTGGACTACGCGCCCATGCTCGGGGCACCGGCTACTCCGGGCAAGTTCTTCTACGCGCCGATCGTGCTGATGTACAAGGAGGAACTGGCTGGTAGGAAGTCTCGTCTGAACATGCTCGGCATCCAGCTAACCAGGAAGACCGGTAAGCAATTGAACTAACCTAAATGATGTGACATCAGGTACGTTTTTTCCTCTTCAAAGAAAACAGCTATGTCTTCGCCTTTGAAGTGCCATTTGTAGGAGCGTGTATATCTGCTGGCAATACTGTCAATATttctatatcatcatcattattacatTCTCCTTTTTGCACCTTTGAAATCTTACAAATCGTATGCAGAGGCCAGTCATTCGGTATCAGCctggagagaaagagagatagacagagaggaagAGATagacagagaaagaaagagagagagagagagagagagagagagagagagagaggagagagagagagaggggaagaggagagagagagagaggaagagagaatgGTATATTCATGAGATAACAACCTTTGCAGCGCCAGGCTGAAGTGCGGTtatacacagaaacaaacattaAGAGAAAAAAGAACTGCATTGTAGTCCCAGCAAGATATTCCTTCCCATTCTGTTGAGTGCTCAAACGTAGTGAATGTTTGACATAATGTTTATGTATTCTTCATTATTCATTATGCTGCTTTGGACTATAGTATACAAACAGGGGCCTCTCCGGAGACCACGTACACTCACCCATTTACCGAAATGAACGCGTTGTTGGTTGATATCGTCTTATCTTCTGGGAGATTACactttttcttcagttataaACCTCTTGGTTTTACACCATTTATTAACATTGTGTGGACACAACAATGtgcttttctttcaaattttgataATGGGTCTTCTTAATCTTAAACCTATGAGATCCTATGAAGGCATTTGGTGTGCACTGTCTTGGGACAATATTAACAAGGAGTCTATCTTGTAAACTGTAGGCAAAAATAAAGTGTACTCACCAGAAACGGCCAAGACTCACCCCAACAAGTACATGTTCGCCAAGATGCACGTGATGTCAGCTGATAACAACGTGCACCAGTTCCTGTACCATCTGGGCTACACCCATCTCGGCATGGAGCCGATTGCGGTGTCCCTGCACACCCACCTGCCACCAGACCACCCCATCCACCGCCTGCTGCTGCCGCACTTCAAGGACACCATCGGCATCAACTACCTGGCCCGCCACTCCCTCGTCTCCAGGATCTTCCCAATCACCGACCCGATGTTCGCTACTTCCACCGTGGGAGGGCTCCACATGTTCATCAAGGAGTGGCGCAAGTATCGCTTCATGGATATGGCGTAAGCTTCACGTATTTCTTCTTATAATGTAATATGTCACATTTAGATTTCATCgcccacaaacaaacaaattaactgaataaatgaagacctttattgcacatttttgccacattgGGCTAAGTAAAGGTCACAACAAAGCATATTGAACAGATACAgttaacagatacaaaataaacctAACTATCATTAATACCAAGGGTGGAACAGCGTACTTAAAGAATTTAGAGGCCTATTGTGCATTGCATCAAATGCTTCTCTTGACGTATCCTTTGCAATTTGACAATGTGCTCGGATGACGATATCATGGTACTATCTTCAATATATGTCGCAACAATGTAACTGATATATTAAGTATTAACATCGCTCCTAGAATTCTAACACATCTTAGTTCCTGAGTCACAGTGCATTTTACTCATTGTTCATCTATCAGCAGACAAGATTGAGTGCCAACAAGGTGAAACAAGATTCCTGTTGTAGCATCAATAAGCGGCTACCATTTTCTCTGAATGACCCACTAGGTTCCCAGAGGAGCTGAAGAGGCGGGGTTTTGACGAGGCAAAGTCGGACGGGCTGGAGGACTACTACTTCCGCGACGACGGCTTCAAGCTGTGGAACATCTACAAGGACTATACGTAACGGGAGTGGTGGAGGCAGCGTATCTCTCCGACAAGGAGGCTGCAACTGACGAAGGTAACCTACAGATTTAACATGGTGGATTGGGATTATTAAAGGTAAATGTCATTTTCATGATTAACGCATGACTGGTTATCCACGTTAAAACTAGAGATAGATTATATGTTAGGCTAAGTTGGAAGGGATTATTCGTAGGTGCTGTTTCACGGGACAAGTAAACTTTTATTTGCCATATTGTACTCTACTAACTCCACATGTAGCTCTTCAGCAGTTCTGTCAGATGATTGAAGGTCCCGGACAGCTCCACGGGTTTCCACGCGAGATTTCCACTAAGGCACTGCTCATCGACTGCCTGACCAACATCATCTTCAACGTGAGCGCGCAGCACTCCGCAGTCAACTTCCCGCAGTACGACTACTACTCCTTCATCCCTAACAGGTATGTGCCTACGAACGCGCGCCAACCTGATATGACATACATGCCCCAACGCTGTGGTTACATCTTTGCTTTATCATAACGGCGCTAACTAAAAGGTAGGAATTCATTGATTTTAGAACTTGCCATGTTAAGTTCTCTCTATATGAACAATGGTGCAACGGTAATtaactccatgaaaaaatactttttcatggggatattgttttgcgtgcgtttgcgtgtgtgttatcctgtgtgtatgtttgtgtcaccggacgtcccaacagctggtggtcaaacaacaaatgggtacactaccaaacctgtgtacttgtttctattatgtggataccctctggtacataaaacaaaacaaccagcggcaacaacaaataactagggcaaataaaacacatcatatataaaaacaaatttcatggagattttgggtcttcggactcttgttgaTAAAGGGTTAATAAACCATTCAAATAATGCATGCGAGTTCAATTAACCATTCAAGTAATTCATTacacagaaaagaaaatatgtaGGCTAGACTTACGCAGTCTATCGTAATATATATTGTACGCGTACGAATAACCAACGATGGTTCGGCGGAGTCAGCAAATAGAATAGTTTGTCATGGATGTAAAAGATGCTACCGATTTTACAACCGACCTGAAGCCCAAACCTCACCAAGCAAGTAGTCAACACCTGATTGATACATTGAATATTACTATCACTTTCAGGATAGACATTCGAC
It contains:
- the LOC136424039 gene encoding uncharacterized protein, which codes for MADTLRTLMTEADCEVSDTLLKDGAEVKLMHVENIPVSAEVYWSAFRDFIELQLNWKRHENLRVLKGDGGVGTELSFYYNLLDLKDGQRTQRLREKNDSTRTWSVEEVGTNNLYRGYLMTIKVEETEAARARVTISVCFVSAIKNQEERRHDIVYHKVYLLGARLRDILNVVVRDQLHGQHRFEMDVACSRRRLWGVVGNFHNVSWVMGTTHAEVTGLRRLMYFGNGRTLEVRLAWVDDNDYLFVYEGDNSPDVLHCKYYRGRLQLFAVNPHKVKVVYDCTFLPVDDEPLEEFKQWFIPAIKTRFEWIQETFRESKSATKKVAAIVYNATAAKQATPVKPDEPLGPPGEVRSVYPDGYLRTRRCAYERPKRPKRGVPSSESTAPKAKKGKHARSGGYKRGYQTLARRGKFGESRLAADKIAADSNEPATLETTSDDLSDEHEGAPVESKLCEGDEQLTTKGNRGLTSGLRSMANGAMGWARANVQGLVAAPMGPPKFTKGEHTTTASGNVMGPVEDVWGVFRPFGRDCMEYWKIYDTMEIEAPGNDVQGCIRAFVTSKTKSTIREKLEWRDDEKHVEIYSLLSMDPSPPVEMTNVYTTVTMTAIGEKETEVKFECTFDAGLPLAVPSIKDNQKGAYMACIHGLQQLFHSEVGTLEVVVRSASDLAVSGDKYKVDPYVMLVANDGKPAITKVCRGTQHPIWDEKFALSLTSRTRNVVLTVMDFSQSKDIGTSIVDIAELTSGKEESRSLDLQGGGTLHVRLYLKVHQKPKQLEDGEKVIPGIMLPFIAPVFQSELDTIRNEFTHLIMSFLGPGQKYGLTNTARLRSHPEVPLEEMPAACVPLPTEEMFSPVKIGRLMQRLAEFIASQAQIMMRYAQAKRQGMWDPWKANFSGYLPANEKLIETWQNDEEFCRQFLQGINPMLLTVCKEQSQIPASMLGLRAQGKTALQLMADNRLFIVDYAPMLGAPATPGKFFYAPIVLMYKEELAGRKSRLNMLGIQLTRKTGKNKVYSPETAKTHPNKYMFAKMHVMSADNNVHQFLYHLGYTHLGMEPIAVSLHTHLPPDHPIHRLLLPHFKDTIGINYLARHSLVSRIFPITDPMFATSTVGGLHMFIKEWRKYRFMDMAFPEELKRRGFDEAKSDGLEDYYFRDDGFKLWNIYKDYT